A genomic stretch from Lathyrus oleraceus cultivar Zhongwan6 chromosome 2, CAAS_Psat_ZW6_1.0, whole genome shotgun sequence includes:
- the LOC127123748 gene encoding uncharacterized protein LOC127123748, with translation MVDNSFENLLKKSWHENSKLEDNLMSFKEDVNQWKMHNLKSIIKEKKELIQRIKGIQGIVQNGRDPAGLRKLEKHLQIKLAKVQYMVNGDRNTNFYHTKVVQHRRRKVVNVIKDGEGNWIDASGKIRELFNTNFLNLYTKDLAATAWSKMHHAFSNMDKHHRRSLEADINNYEVQKMLFDMATWKCPGPDSFHAGFY, from the coding sequence ATGGTGGACAATTCCTTTGAGAATTTGCTTAAGAAGTCGTGGCATGAAAATTCTAAGTTGGAGGACAATTTGATGTCTTTCAAGGAGGATGTGAATCAATGGAAGATGCATAATCTCAAAAGCATAATTAAAGAGAAAAAGGAGTTGATTCAGAGAATTAAGGGCATTCAAGGTATTGTGCAAAATGGTAGAGACCCTGCAGGTTTGAGGAAACTGGAGAAGCACCTTCAAATTAAACTGGCCAAGGTTCAATATATGGTTAATGGTGATAGAAATACCAATTTCTATCATACTAAAGTTGTTCAACACCGTCGTAGGAAGGTGGTCAATGTCATTAAGGATGGGGAAGGGAATTGGATTGACGCTAGTGGGAAAATAAGAGAATTGTTTAATACCAATTTTCTTAATCTTTACACTAAGGATCTTGCTGCTACTGCTTGGAGTAAAATGCATCATGCTTTCTCGAACATGGATAAGCATCATAGACGATCTCTTGAGGCTGACATTAACAATTATGAGGTTCAGAAGATGCTTTTTGATATGGCTACGTGGAAGTGCCCTGGGCCTGACAGTTTTCATGCAGGATTCTATTAG
- the LOC127120419 gene encoding SUMO-conjugating enzyme SCE1, with amino-acid sequence MSGIARGRLAEERKSWRKNHPHGFVAKPETLPDGTINLMVWHCTIPGKIGTDWEGGYYPLTMIFSEDYPSKPPKCKFPQSFFHPNVYPSGTVCLSILNEDSGWRPAITVKQILVGIQDLLDQPNPADPAQTEGYHLFIQDAVEYKRRVKQQSKQYPPLV; translated from the exons ATGTCTGGTATTGCTCGTGGACGCCTTGCCGAGGAACGAAAGTCATGGCGAAAGAATCATCCTCAT GGTTTCGTTGCCAAGCCTGAAACGCTCCCTGATGGAACTATCAATTTGATGGTCTGGCACTGCACTATTCCTGGCAAGATCGGG ACTGATTGGGAAGGTGGCTATTATCCATTGACAATGATCTTCAGTGAAGACTACCCTAGCAAGCCACCTAAGTGTAAATTCCCTCAAAGTTTCTTCCACCCTAATGTGTATCCGTCTGGAACTGTTTGCTTGTCTATACTTAATGAGGATAGT GGGTGGAGACCAGCTATAACAGTGAAGCAAATTCTTGTGGGTATTCAAGACCTGCTTGATCAGCCAAATCCTGCTGACCCTGCCCAAACAGAAGGCTATCATCTATTCATCCAG GATGCAGTGGAGTATAAAAGAAGGGTTAAGCAGCAATCAAAGCAATATCCACCTCTTGTCTAG